A stretch of Salvelinus alpinus chromosome 4, SLU_Salpinus.1, whole genome shotgun sequence DNA encodes these proteins:
- the LOC139573484 gene encoding rho GTPase-activating protein 33-like isoform X2, with protein sequence MLYKDFVDGVAYKPYFVTTVNLDISDVFLRFVSSLSPFEAWSTDNLDTSGEPTTRSVGTTANLKGKMSKRLSVVKGHFPKLVDCAHFHYDNVEFCSIELQFANEQSDASWNSGSAKDLVFLVQVSCQAKTWMVRRSYEEFRTLDAHLHQCIYDRRYSQLLPLPPLSEIGDRVEIFTPLLSEYLSRLSMIVDNKLNCGPVLSWMEIDNRGNRFLLKEEASLNVPAIAAAHVIKRYTAQASDEISIEVGDILSVIDMPPKEDSNWWRGKHGFQVGFFPSECVELISEKPQSTAKIDGDPANASAPGPPSPTSVSKKHSKLMGFLRTFMKSRPTKQKLKQRGILKERVFGCDLGEHLLNSGLDVPQVLKSCSEFIEKHGVVDGIYRHSGVSSNIQKLRHEFDSENVPDLTKDMYMQDIHCVGSLCKLYFRELPNPLLTYQLYDKFADCMGEMTDDERMVKVHDVIQQLPPPHYRTLEYLVRHLAGLATCSGETNMHIKNLAIVWAPNLLRSMEIEAVGLSGADPFKEVRIQSVVVEFLLSHVDVLFSDSFTSVGRFTGTGRHSLTRPKSFVSTRLLSLEEAQARTQAPLLLQGAPVQFQGQFHTVLDHPVDRRKRGMKVRKAAGGSWKTFFAIGKPPGAGRRKPMRISSLFQPATSHAGCRVDTVTLRSAKSEESLSSQHSEAGQSKRLRRPRSSSDGLSLAASMDPQHLPQRPPSRLPSSRSYDSLLPEDRRPREDGDNEEDEDEEGIYMLPDFSNQDPAASWMAEDVIDFSPTFLEDGPIGLSSSAVTAGGRESPPTATPPPYRCLSHQGHSHSSSQRSITEDPDSVLNQSDAAVRRSLIIAATAPPPQVFCQHRPANTSPSAGQSGEGSNLSTSNSQGQPTTPVTSAPPAQPPPERRSFTRKMVNAFSQKAPKCPTLDISDPVSISVPAKVLDMIGGRAGELQPGIPSSGPSQSQPPQMISMLLRSCDFQLTESCQQEIRSKLGPEAKIRGQGITEPTGAPLLSQPPPPPPKNPARLMALALAESANKALRQGASPPYRPPQSRSQDVADTRYQRSLSADAGELLSSDPNQLYSTVRPLSVWMTEGEGNATETAADTGHGQGERTPGQDTETLSSETSDSVASNSELSGGGASGDDQTPSPIYKNQKQLPQSQLPKPVQSGERPSPTESQSQRKPPAYSRQFSAPHLQQKSTSTQSKPYSAHPQLLHSKSESPLTQVCAFQPTRPKVPPKPLDLERPHRAPLAQNEMRRSLDSGRIRRIFGQQGNPPLARAFSERLSGPPDHLARYHAARAASQPSPGQQPPQQAQIRPVPLSSTSEDQGKMENFYYEIAGPENPQGPPSYARHSYQNMRLDLEDNFRPAPHPEANKRPISRGHHQPQPLHHNQGGPRGERGPQLWSKEATRAWAAAHSQSHSFFHGHSHSHHHSQDGSTHHHHPSHHHPRLQTSSSVRQARSEMHPLPSSMVPLALYQHQRNLHRSNRSASTDLNSSQLHPYFENGKVCYRKPEEAPLSLSQPPQGKSLQGQPSQPSPPQSHRPTSKDLSEPIYVNFPFPSPSTGAQNTKSWTSTDLDGDSTQDSEPLATPNPEDQRQSSPRLAPDQGGSTSVSLTPSTPDSPAAHNDSAATTPGSIQESNFLPARTASTSTGIHYRSRSDPQSSSCSTEPIPGLSGKEIASLLIEKLAEEERAEGPSTVTSSSASSSPAMEHPANPYPSQQHNQPPPAYNVYTPGPSLIRAPQRAGAEGFQRLDPLRRSSPGGQYRQAFDVMPSGDQVLKYYRTQDFTPGPQGEHQSSGANPYPPRQHYQEPSYPIQSPQDPCSSSYPSQPLLEPSDSPSAAFSNLTLGAPRPYPGQPGGLQYSQYPFHPGPMLGQYPNPPPRRDVVHEPVLRPQGLRNQRGLARQGSLPGPSPNWTIHTEGQTRSYC encoded by the exons ATGCTGTATAAAGATTTTGTAGATGGTGTAGCCTATAAACCATACTTTGTTACTACAGTCAATCTAGATATATCTGATGTCTTCTTGAGATTCGTGTCCTCCCTATCTCCCTTTGAG GCTTGGAGCACCGATAATCTGGACACTTCCGGGGAGCCCACTACCCGCTCCGTGGGCACCACTGCCAACTTGAAGGGGAAGATGAGCAAGAG GCTGTCTGTTGTGAAAGGTCACTTCCCTAAGCTTGTTGACTGTGCCCACTTCCACTATGACAATGTGGAGTTTTGCTCCATCGAG TTGCAGTTTGCAAACGAGCAGAGCGATGCCAGCTGGAACTCGGGCTCTGCCAAAGACCTGGTTTTCCTGGTGCAGGTGTCCTGCCAG GCTAAGACGTGGATGGTTCGGCGCTCCTATGAGGAGTTCCGTACTCTGGACGCTCACCTCCACCAGTGTATCTACGACCGGCGTTACTCCCAGCTGCTGCCCCTGCCACCCCTCAGCGAGATCGGGGACAGGGTAGAG ATCTTCACCCCGCTGCTGTCGGAGTACCTGAGCCGCCTCTCCATGATCGTGGACAACAAGCTCAACTGTGGGCCTGTGCTCAGCTGGATGGAG ATTGACAACCGTGGGAATCGGTTCCTCCTGAAAGAGGAAGCTTCGCTCAACGTTCCCGCCATCGCCGCTGCTCATGTCATCAAGCGCTACACGGCGCAGGCCAGCGACGAGATCTCCATTGAG gtgGGAGATATCCTGTCTGTAATTGATATGCCACCCAAAGAGGACTCCAACTGGTGGAGGGGGAAGCATGGCTTCCAG GTGGGCTTCTTCCCCAGTGAGTGTGTGGAGCTCATCAGCGAGAAGCCTCAGTCCACCGCTAAAATAG ATGGAGATCCAGCCAACGCCAGCGCACCAGGACCTCCCTCTCCTACATCCG TTTCTAAGAAGCACAGCAAGCTGATGGGATTCCTGCGCACCTTTATGAAGTCCAGGCCCACCAAGCAGAAGCTCAAACAGAGAGGCATTCTTAAGGAGAGGGTGTTCGGCTGCGACCTGGGAGAGCACCTCCTCAACTCAGGACTGGACG TTCCACAGGTTCTGAAGAGCTGCTCAGAGTTCATAGAGAAGCATGGTGTGGTGGATGGCATCTACAGGCACTCTGGAGTCTCCTCCAACATTCAGAAACTCCG aCATGAGTTTGACAGTGAGAACGTTCCAGACCTGACCAAGGATATGTACATGCAGGACATCCACTGTGTGGGGTCCCTGTGTAAGCTCTACTTCAGAGAGCTGCCCAACCCCCTGCTCACCTACCAGCTCTACGACAAGTTTGCT GACTGTATGGGAGAGATGACAGACGACGAGCGCATGGTGAAAGTACATGATGTCATCCAGCAGCtcccaccaccacactacag gaccCTGGAGTACCTCGTTAGACACCTGGCTGGTCTGGCCACCTGCAGCGGAGAGACCAACATGCACATCAAGAACCTGGCCATTGTCTGGGCCCCCAACCTGCtcag ATCTATGGAGATCGAGGCGGTGGGTCTGAGTGGTGCTGACCCGTTTAAGGAGGTGCGGATCCAGTCTGTGGTGGTGGAGTTTCTCCTCAGTCACGTGGACGTGCTCTTCAGTGACTCCTTCACCTCTGTAGGACGCTTCACAGGCACAG gGCGGCACTCTCTGACCAGGCCCAAGTCCTTTGTGTCCACCAGGCTGCTCTCCCTAGAAGAGGCCCAGGCCAGGACACAGgctcctctgctcctccagggGGCACCAGTCCAGTTCCAGGGCCAGTTCCACACCGTGCTGGACCACCCTGTCGACAG gaggaagagagggatgaaggtaCGGAAGGCAGCTGGAGGGAGCTGGAAGACATTCTTTGCGATCGGGAAGCCTCCGGGGGCGGGGCGACGTAAACCAATGAGGATTAGCTCCCTGTTCCAGCCCGCCACCTCACACGCAG GTTGTCGTGTGGACACTGTGACCCTGCGTTCAGCTAAGAGTGAGGAATCCTTATCGTCCCAGCACAGTGAAGCAG gaCAGTCGAAGCGTCTGCGGCGGCCCCGCTCCAGCAGTGACGGTCTGTCTTTGGCTGCCTCCATGGACCCTCAGCACCTGCCCCAGCGCCCCCCGTCCCGCCTGCCTTCCAGCCGCTCGTATGATAGCCTGCTGCCTGAGGACCGCCGGCCCAGGGAGGATGGAGACAATGAGGAGGATGAAGACGAGGAAGGCATCTACATGCTGCCTGACTTCTCCAACCAGGACCCGGCTGCTTCCTGGATGGCCGAGGACGTCATTGACTTCAGCCCCACCTTCCTGGAGGACGGACCAATCGGCTTGAGCAGCAGCGCAGTCACCGCGGGCGGCAGGGAGTCCCCGCCCACTGCCACGCCCCCTCCCTACCGCTGCCTCAGCCACCAAGGACACTCTCACTCCAGCAGCCAGCGCTCAATCACAGAGGACCCCGACTCGGTGCTCAACCAATCGGATGCGGCCGTCAGGAGGAGTCTGATCATCGCCGCCACAGCCCCGCCACCTCAGGTGTTCTGTCAACACAGACCGGCCAATACCAGCCCATCTGCCGGCCAATCAGGGGAAGGCTCCAACCTGAGTACCTCAAACAGCCAGGGCCAGCCCACTACACCTGTGACCTCTGCCCCCCCTGCTCAGCCCCCACCAGAGAGAAGATCTTTCACCCGGAAGATGGTGAACGCCTTCTCACAAAAAGCCCCCAAGTGCCCTACACTGGACATCTCTGACCCTGTATCCATCAGCGTCCCTGCTAAG GTGTTGGACATGATTGGCGGGCGAGCTGGTGAATTACAGCCTGGCATCCCGAGCAGCGGCCCCTCCCAGTCACAGCCTCCTCAGATGATCTCCATGCTGCTTCGGTCATGTGACTTCCAGCTGACGGAGAGCTGCCAGCAGGAGATCCGCAGCAAACTGGGCCCCGAGGCCAAGATCAGAGGACAGG gTATAACGGAACCCACCGGTGCCCCCCTgctctcccagcctccccctccacctcctaaAAACCCAGCACGCCTCATGGCCCTGGCCCTGGCTGAGAGTGCCAACAAGGCCCTGAGACAGGGCGCCTCGCCCCCCTACCGCCCCCCTCAGTCCCGGTCCCAGGACGTAGCCGACACCCGCTACCAGAGGTCCCTGTCTGCCGACGCAGGAGAGCTGCTGTCCTCTGACCCCAATCAGCTCTACTCCACAGTGCGCCCCCTGTCTGTGTGGATGACCGAGGGAGAGGGAAACGCGACAGAGACTGCAGCAGATACAGGACATGGCCAGGGAGAGAGGACTCCAGGACAG GATACGGAGACCCTGTCCTCTGAGACGTCTGACTCTGTGGCGTCCAACTCGGAGCTGTCTGGTGGGGGCGCCTCTGGAGACGACCAGACCCCCAGCCCCATCTACAAGAACCAGAAGCAGCTGCCCCAGTCACAGCTACCCAAACCAGTCCAGTCTGGGGAGAGACCTAGCCCCACTGAGTCCCAGTCTCAGAGGAAGCCCCCAGCCTACTCACGCCAGTTCTCTGCCCCTCACCTCCAACAGAAATCAACCTCTACCCAGTCAAAGCCGTACTCGGCCCACCCCCAGCTCCTGCACTCCAAGTCAGAGTCCCCTCTGACTCAGGTCTGTGCTTTCCAGCCCACCCGCCCCAAAGTACCCCCTAAGCCACTGGATCTGGAGCGTCCCCACAGAGCACCACTGGCCCAGAATGAGATGCGTCGCTCCCTGGACTCCGGGCGCATCAGGCGGATCTTTGGTCAGCAGGGGAACCCTCCTCTGGCCAGGGCCTTCTCAGAGCGTCTGAGTGGACCTCCAGACCACCTCGCCCGCTACCACGCAGCCAGGGCAGCCAGCCAACCATCCCCGGGTCAGCAGCCCCCTCAGCAGGCCCAGATCCGGCCCgtgcccctctcctccacctcagaGGACCAGGGAAAGATGGAGAACTTCTACTACGAGATCGCCGGGCCTGAGAACCCGCAGGGCCCCCCCAGCTACGCCCGCCACAGCTACCAGAACATGAGGCTGGACCTGGAGGATAACTTCCGACCGGCCCCCCACCCAGAGGCCAACAAAAGGCCCATCTCCCGGGGGCATCACCAACCCCAGCCTCTCCACCACAACCAGGGTGGacccagaggggagagggggccCCAGCTCTGGTCCAAAGAAGCCACGCGGGCTTGGGCAGCTGCCCACTCCCAGTCCCACTCATTCTTCCACGGACACTCCCACTCTCACCACCACTCCCAGGACGGCTCCACCCACCACCATCACCCCTCTCACCACCACCCCCGGCTCCAGACCTCCTCCTCAGTCCGGCAGGCCCGTAGTGAGAtgcaccccctcccctcctccatggTTCCCCTGGCGCTCTACCAGCACCAACGCAACCTCCACCGCTCCAACAGATCAGCCTCCACAGACCTCAACTCCTCCCAGCTACACCCCTATTTTGAAAACGGGAAGGTGTGCTATCGTAAGCCAGAGGAGGCTCCTCTGAGTCTGAGCCAGCCTCCCCAGGGCAAGTCTCTCCAGGGCCAGCCATCCCAGCCCTCCCCTCCCCAGTCCCACAGACCAACCTCCAAGGACCTGTCTGAGCCCATCTACGTCAACTTCCCTTTCCCCAGCCCCTCTACTGGGGCCCAAAACACAAAGAGCTGGACCAGCACAGACCTGGATGGAGACTCTACACAAGATTCTGAACCTCTTGCCACGCCAAACCCAGAGGATCAGAGACAGTCCTCCCCCCGCCTGGCCCCTGACCAGGGAGGCTCCACCAGCGTTAGCCTCACCCCCTCCACTCCAGACAGCCCAGCCGCCCACAACGACTCGGCCGCAACGACCCCAGGGAGCATCCAGGAGAGCAACTTCCTCCCAGCTCGCACAGCGTCTACATCGACAGGGATCCACTACCGCAGCCGCTCAGACCCCCAGAGCTCCAGCTGCAGTACGGAGCCCATCCCGGGCCTGTCGGGGAAGGAGATCGCCTCCCTGCTGATAGAGAAGCtggctgaggaggagagggctgagggTCCCTCCACAGTCACCTCCTCCTCTGCCAGCTCCTCCCCTGCCATGGAGCACCCTGCCAACCCCTACCCCAGCCAGCAGCACAACCAGCCCCCGCCTGCCTATAATGTCTACACCCCGGGCCCCTCACTGATCAGGGCTCCTCAGAGGGCCGGGGCAGAGGGCTTCCAACGCCTAGACCCACTCCGGAGGTCCTCGCCCGGGGGCCAGTACAGGCAGGCCTTTGACGTCATGCCCTCAGGCGATCAGGTGCTCAAATACTACCGGACCCAAGACTTTACCCCTGGGCCCCAGGGAGAGCACCAGAGCTCTGGCGCTAACCCCTACCCCCCTCGGCAGCACTACCAGGAGCCCTCCTACCCCATCCAGAGCCCCCAGGACCCCTGCTCCTCCAGCTACCCCAGCCAGCCCCTCTTGGAGCCCTCCGACTCCCCGTCTGCAGCCTTCTCCAACCTGACGCTGGGAGCCCCCAGGCCCTACCCCGGCCAGCCAGGAGGCCTCCAGTACAGCCAGTACCCCTTCCATCCTGGCCCGATGCTGGGCCAATACCCCAACCCTCCACCCCGCAGAGATGTGGTCCACGAGCCGGTGCTGCGGCCGCAGGGTCTGAGGAACCAGAGAGGGCTGGCACGGCAGGGCAGCTTACCTGGACCATCACCCAACTGGACCATCCATACTGAGGGTCAGACACGCAGCTACTGCTGA